TTAAATGGAAAAACTGAAATGATCGATAAagaaattttttgttttttgaaactAATTATGTATGCTTTACCTCAACTGGGCTTAAGACGTAGCACATTTGAAGTGGTTGATCTTCCACCATGTAGTCTCTATAGGGAGATTGTTTTCAAGGATTGTAAATGCCTGCTGGTGAATTGTTGTAGAGGCATCTGCCCCCGTGCATGTTTTCCACAGCTCCGTTGTGGGGGGACATGCAAAACAGTCTGACTCATGTTCGTCTTTCTCCTGCTGAGAAGGAATTGGCTATATCACTGGCAGGCTGCAAGGTGCCCTTGGTTCCTCCAGCTACTATATGTTGGTTAACTTTCAGGTGTTCCTCCTGTCTGCTTGCTGGAGGACTATCACTTCTGTTCACCCTTGGTGCTACAAGTATGACCTTTAGGGAGATGCGAGGAACTACTTGacttgaatgttgcccccaacATGGCCTGAGCATCTGCATATCCTTTCTAGTTCCTTAGGGTCTGCTTAACTTATGGGTGTATTGAACTTGTTTGAGGGAGTATCTGTATGTAGGAACATGGTTTGTAGCAATCGGATTGTCCAATATCTCATGGATCTCTAGGGTCTTATGAAGTTTGCGTACAGGTGGTACGTTGATTGAATTGCCCTGAAGCCATTGATTCATACCCTGCCAAGGATCACAACACATGATGACGGATAACTATCCGGTGATACATTATCCCCTTATTGTTCCTCCAGAAAGTCTTCTCCTAGAATGTTACTCTAGTAGCAGAGTTGTCTGATGGACCTGCTGGAACTTCTGGCATGAATACCTTCTTGATCTGCTGATAGAGTAAATTAATGGATCTTTAAGTACGATGACATGTCCAGCAGAGAGAGTGATCTGTCCTGCAGGCAGAACAATTTTTGCAGGAAGAGTGATTTGTTCTTTAGGAGGAACGACTTGTTCTGCAGGAAGTATTGCATGTTCTGTATGAAGGGTGGCCTGTCCTGCATCCTGAGCGACCATGTGCTCCTTGAGCATGCCTCCTGGCAATAGGCTAATCTCTTGTACGTCCTGTAAGAAATGGTTTTGCTATGGTTGGCCGTTGGCGTAGCCAACGGCCCTCCGACGCTTAAGTCATAAACTATTCGAAATGtggaaaaaataataaaattatgaaGTTACGAACTACCTCAGGTGTAGCATATATGTCTACGATTTTGAGTCTTCTTCTAACCTAATTGTTGCCATTGCCCTTATTTGCAAATCCTCGAAAGTATTGCATCGATACCTGGTCAACTctttgtataggtcggagtctgGAAGTAACCCTTGCCTGAAGGCCTCAATCGCGGTGGGGATGTCGCATCTAGGGTTGTTCACTTTTTTCCAATAAACCTGCGTATATAATCGTGAGTAGGTTCATCATAACTTGGGATAATGCAATAGAGGTCGCTTGTCTGCTTCTCAGGCTTGCGACTATTGGCGAACTGATGGCTGAATGCATTGACTAAGTTTGCAAAAGATGATGTCGATTTGTTCGGCAGATTGACAAACCACTACAGTGCTGCTCTGGATAGGTTACACCCAAAGGCCTTGCACATGCATGATTCTTTTTGCGAACTCGTTGCTGAGATTGTCATCATTCTCTGCTTGTACTCGTTGAAATGGTCATTGGGATCAGTAGTACCATCATATAACACCATTTCTGGAGGAACAAATCGCTTTGGTCTTCCACCAATGCAATGGTGTCAATGAAGGGAGAATTTGTGTAACTTTCTTGTGGTGCTATTTCCATTGGGCGCGACATCCCGGGTATCCTGTTGAGCATTGCTATGATTTCTTCAAGTTGTTGTTCCACCAGAGTACTTGCTCCTTCAAGAGGGTTAGGTATAGGCGGAACAAAGCCAAAGGGATTACCTCCTAACGCTGCTTCTACATAGGTCTGCTTCACGGAGTAGGGTTTGCTAGCAAAACTGCTGGACAGAGGGGTGACATTGATGATGGACGTGTAGTGTTCATCCGGTACCTGCTGGCTGAGAGAGTAGTTAGGTGTTAGAGCTCCAAGATCCATCCTGGTGACCAACTCTTAGGGAATCTGTCGCCCTGGTCCTATACCTGCTGCTGACTCCTACGAGAAGGTTGTTAGAACCATCGCCTGGGTATTCTGCTTGATAGGCGCTAGATGAGAGGTACCATGGCTGCTATTCTTTCTTGCATATCCAGGTTGTTCTTCTTCAGGTCCTCTACGGCTTTGTACAGGGTGTCTATCCTTCTCAGGATAAGCTCCAAGATAGCTGGTGGAGTTAGGCCTGACTGTCCCAAGGTTCCTCCAAGTAGGCTGCTCTGGACTTGCACGTCTGCGCTGAACATTTCTGCTGGTCCACCTCTAGCTGGGGTAGTTGTTTCTGGTAGGCTGGCCATGTCTGTTACGGCAGAAGCAGGAGGAACTCTGACAACCAGACCTTCTCCGGAACTCTGGAGGAACTGGCGACCGGATTAATTGCAGAATCTAAAGGAACACTGGCGACCATGGCTATTGTAGTCTCTGGAGGTACTTTGACACCCGGATCTAGCGCAGAACTCTAGAGGAATTCTGACGACAAGGGCTACTGTAGTCTCAGGAGGAACTTTAGAGGAATGCTGAGATTTCTGGGAGACACGGTGGTGGACGATTGACTCTAAAGGTAACTTGGCTATAGAAATCGATCACTTTGCCCCACAGTGGGCGTCAAACTGTTTTTGTAAAAAATTACCTACTATCGATTTATATTTTTGTGGGTTAAAGCGATCTACTCATTTTAGCCTCGAAACGGGGGGGGGTTTAATTTATATTTGATTTATGACGAAAGACGGATGAAAAATAAGCGAAAATAAcgatgaaaacaaagtaaagtacGAAATAAAAGAATAACGACGCAAGAgattggtgacgcggaaaacccaatgtgggaaaacGACGGGGGGAGTAGGAATCCCACCAAGTATGCACTATAAATCTTTAAGTAATATTCCAGTCGAAGAACAAGAGGAAGGCTAAGAATAAAGCTCTGCAGGAACGTTTCCCGCTGGAATCAAATTGGAGCCTATGCAGGAACTTTGGTGTTCTTGATGAATTGGAGAGCGTTGTTGTGCGGATGTGGATgaatgatggtgatggtgattaTAAGGTGTGAGATGAATGATGGTGATAGGTGCTTTATTGTACGTTGTGATGCGCTATAACTTTCTGGGATGCTGAGATGGAACGACGTACTAGTATAATTATGGAGAAAATAAGGTATATAACTTATGAGTGATGGTGGTTGTTGATTTTCTGGAGTAGAGATTTTGTGAATGAGTGAATGCCCCTTTGATGCTTGATTCTTTGTGGTATATATAGGCTTGATCCTTAGTAGGCTCATCTCAACAACCCCCTCCTTTTTCTGCTCAACGGTTCCTATTTTTGTGGGATTGGTTGTTTTGACTTGTTGACCCATAATTCACATGTGCTACTATCTTTGACTTGCATAACAAATAATGGTCTTCTCTATTTTTACACATGACCCTTTTCCCTTCACTCCAAATGATTGACCAATTCTTGCCATGTCACCGGTCCATCTCATCTTGTTATAGCCACTCCTTGCATGCCACGTGTCGAGCCAAATAATGTAATTTTGGCCCAAATAGTGTTATAGTTtcttaaatttaattttttttttttttgtatcgaAACTTATTTCCAAAATGATGTTGAATACAAGAAAGAAACAATAATTGAGAACAATAATCACCCGATATTTTGCTTTCAGTAGACGGTAGTACAAAACAAGCAACTCAGCCAGGATATTGGACATGTAACAAGATATATGCATATCGGATGACAACAATTTTTTGTGCTTGATTTGTTATTAATTAAGAAacgaaaatagaaaaaaaaaaaaacgattacACAATCGCACTACAATTTAACACAATACAAATAATATTATGAATTCTTTGAATTGAACGCTCTTAGCTATGAATCTTTCATCCCTTAGGCAACATCAGTTACAACTTCATAAAATGGCCGATTAAATTCCTCTCATTATCACCAGAGAAATGAAAGTTATAAGTAAGCCCGAAATTGAAGTCGATGCCATCTTGTTGCCAGCGTTTTTCGCCTTGGCTTGCCCTGCAAATAAGTTTTGGAGTCAATAAAATAAGGGCTGTATTTAAGGTGCCAAAAAAGGAATGAAAACCTTAAATTAAGCATTAATGACATCAATTTACGCGTAATTGTGTCATAAATTCCTAATTTAATTCCATTTTGGGAAGTAATTTAGTTCTTAAATACAGCCTTTAGggctgtatttatcattaccgTAAAATAAATTATGTACTACTCCGTAACATTTATTTTTGATGACATATACAGTCGATGTGAAATGTCATTCCATTGATTATCATTAAGCATCTACACGCCCTGCCTAATATTTTGAAATGGGAATAATTTGAGGCACTTAAAAATAGTTTAAGGCTTCTCGAATTAAAACccttaaaaattaaataaaatgaagaATTAGTTTGCTAACAAAATTGAGATATATTGTCACGTGTCAGGACTCAGAAGCCTATAAAGTTTATATTCCGTTTCAGTTTTACGACACACTCACGTAAGCTTATTTGgtaaagtagcttatttgaccaaaattttaaATTTCACCGATTTTTTTgtaagtgtttggcaagtagcttatttggtcaaataaggtacctgaaatgaaatgacACCTcatgtagcatttgagaaatcaggtacctgaaatgacttattttccattttttacccctttattctataatattaaataattttcatatccttttaggtcattttaccaaaatcagctaccttttcagctagtttgccaaacacatttttatataatcaattaccttatcagctcctaattacAGCTATCTTATCAGTTAACCTTTTaggtttcagttaacttttcagttttgagctaccttttcaggttttagCTACCTTTTCAGATAATTTTGCCTAACATAGCCTATATTAGAAAGGAAATGATAGAACTTACCTAGTACACCTCCTCCGAGACCAAGGCCATTGCCTGTGTTTGAGCCCGAACCTAAATAATTGAAATGAAGaatttagtcacaaatataaattTTATAGGTGGAAACAAATTAAAACTCAATCAATTAGTAACGAACTTTACTTATTTGGAATTTTTTTaatatatgtaaataaataacGGGGATTAAAACATTATATTGTAATaattcattaaatagatatagcTGTAATTAAAAAGTTTATTTTGTCATAGAATTCAAAGGAATTACTTGGAGTTGAGGGGACTCCAGTTGAAGAATCTTCATCACTTGGAGTTGTACTATCTCCACTAGGGGTTGTAGTTGTACCATCATCACTTGGACTTGTAGACCCTAGAGAAAGCaaactcatatatgtcaaaaataagaagatatcaTAGCAACAAAGTAGTTTATTGCTTATTATCAAATTGAAGTATGAGATAGCATCATAAGTTAGTACCGAATTTCATTATAAGTAATTCAGGGGCGGCCCATGATATTTAGAAGCCCTGTTCTAAATTTTATTATGAGGCCCTATATAATACCGTTGTAAAAaattaacatgttattttatTTTTACCGACCATTGAATTTTATCAATTGCAAACTTACACAACTAAAAGTTTATtgaatattatttttattactatAATTTTATTTAAGAAACGTAGAAACTCTACATGTTTTAAAATGATAATTGGTGTATTGATAGTAGAGTAATGTGGAATTATATAAATGTACTTCCACTCATGTACAACAAATTGCTAATGGTCTTAGTGGTTCTTCAATAGTTTGATCAAACCTTTGTTATACAAATTGGTATAGGGATTAACTCCTGACATGGTTACTTTTGAGGATTTTGAAGATAATAAAGAAGTCAATTGAAAATTTAATCAAAAAACTGCGTTGAAAGGGGGTCGAACACGAGCAGTCTAGTCCTATCTTAGGCAAACGAACCACTACACCACTATGCCACTTCCAATGTCTTGCGATAATTTGCTgtttgaaaataaaaattatgaGGCCCTTTTTCCTTTGGGCCCCGGTTCCATGAACCGAATTGCATATCGTATGGACCGCCCTGATAAGTACCACCCCTTCACATGTACAATATAAACCCTACACATTTTGTCTCTATTGTATGGAATCTATTGTCTACATTACTTATGCGATACGATAGTACTAAAATTTAGTATTACTTTTACGACATTCAATCAAGTCTAACAAAAACGATATAAAGGAGTACATACATAAATGCAAAAAACCTATGACCAATGCATATATTGAAAAAAGACACGTATGTGTATACCGTCATCAGTAGGGCAAAGAGTGTCAAAAGAACCATCGATGCTACAATAGGTGAAGAGCTGAGCAACGGCAGCGGTATCAGAAGCGGTGTCATCAAGATAAGGCTTAAGGAGACAAAAGCACTTCCTTTGGTTGTCTATGGCATCACTCAAGGCAGTACAACATTGATCTAGTTGTGCTGTTTGAGAAGCTGTATCTCCATCCGTAATATTGCAACTAGTAGATATGCTTGCTAAGCACGATGGTGCTGGCGCCGGCCCGTTTGTTGCAGCCGATGCCGGTACACCTATCAATGCTATTGCTACCACCGTAAACAATAAAACGATTTTCATGAATTTTTTACCCTCCATTTGTTTGTTTCTAACAAGCAAGTATATAAGTAGTAGTAAGCTGCTTAGTAAATTAATACTAAAGTAGTAGTATTGTAATATTGTGAGTTGGGAGGTGTGGAGGTGTGGAGTTGGGAGGAGATAGTGAGGGTATTTATAGATAAACCAATGAGAAGTAACGACGATAATTTGAGTACGTATAATGTATTGGTTGTGAATTGTGATAAACTCAAATGGTCAACGCGTCCTTCGTAGTCCATACATATTCGCAAATTCTACACTCttatttctttgttttttttttttttaataaattaaagGAAAATGGATAATAGACTTCCAAATAGATTTCAAAATACACTAGAATCGGGCCATGTTTTTTTTAACTCAATTTAGTGCTTATTTTAGTGCAGTTCAGCTCTatttaattcagttcagttcagatcagatcttTTCTTTTCAAATTAACTCTTATTTCAGTTCATTTCATTTCAGTTTAACTCTATTCAATTAAGTTCAGTACAGTTCAGTTCAGCCATTTTTAGCCGAAAAGAACAGGGCCTCAAACGAGTATGAATCTATCTATCAACTTTTACGTATTGGTAAGTTTAAGACCTTGTTCTTTTGAACTGAATTTTGctgaacttataagagctgaactgaatttataggagctgaactgaatttataggggctgaattgaattaaactgaacttatagaagctgaactgaacttataggagcttaactgaacttataagagtcGGACTT
The DNA window shown above is from Silene latifolia isolate original U9 population unplaced genomic scaffold, ASM4854445v1 scaffold_171, whole genome shotgun sequence and carries:
- the LOC141638073 gene encoding uncharacterized protein LOC141638073 — protein: MEGKKFMKIVLLFTVVAIALIGVPASAATNGPAPAPSCLASISTSCNITDGDTASQTAQLDQCCTALSDAIDNQRKCFCLLKPYLDDTASDTAAVAQLFTYCSIDGSFDTLCPTDDGSTSPSDDGTTTTPSGDSTTPSDEDSSTGVPSTPSSGSNTGNGLGLGGGVLGQAKAKNAGNKMASTSISGLLITFISLVIMRGI